TATATGATCCAGACATGATTGCATGATCATGAGAGGTGATGGGCTTACTAATCCGCCGGTAGCGAGTTTGAGAAGCAAGCAGGCCACAGTGGATCCCAGTAACTGTGCTATCCAATACGAGATGCTTCTGAGCAATGTTATGTTACCCCCAATTAAGGCACCAAAGGTGACAGCAGGGTTGACATGGCCTCCGGAGATGTTTGCACCGATCGAAACAGCCACGAAAAGTGCATATGCATGCGATATTGCTGCAGCTATTAGCCCCGATGCTGTTTGTGGTCCGTTATTCGTGAGTTTATCTGCCAACAAAAATTTAAGGCATTTTAGTATTTGAACGGTGCCTTATGGCCAATTCTTTCTCATCAATAGATGATCCTGGTCTTTTACTCAATGAATCTCACAAATTCAGCATACATTTAAACCCATTACCGTATAATGTCAATATAGAGCGGGTTAATCCTATTATTGATAATGAGAACTTACTCAAAGCCATGCCAGAGCCTTCGCCAGCAAAAACGAAAATGAGCGTGGAGAAGAACTCAGCAGCTGCTGCTTTAAGTGCATCTGGATGGCTTGCCTCTCCCGGTGTCCCTATTGCAATTCTGTAGATGGGCATTTTTGCAACTTCTGCTGCTCTGCTTTTTCAATCAATCAAAGATCAATTCTAGCAGTAAATTTTAGCTTGCAGCCCTTCCTCTTTTATTCACTATATTGATCTACACCTGAGTTAAGAATAGTTCAATAATCTCAACTTATATAGCCGACAAAAAGGGCTTTGGAAACGTTACAATCGGGTAATGAGCCTAACTGAACAAGTCTATAACTTCGTCCCACAAGTGCCACTTGTCTGGTGATGATTTAGTCCACGCCCTCCTCTGAACTTGGAGAGCCAATTAAAAGTGCTGTGGTGAGGTCCAAGTTCCAGATTGAGTGTGTAGTAATGTCCTATTTCAGCATTTGAATCTCATGTGGGTTTACAAATGGGCGGCTTTGTAATTGGCTCTGCAAAATCGACCGTACAGAAATTTTGACTGTATTTATGCTCTAAAAGATGTACTACGACAAATAGCATGTGTATTCTTCTAATAAAAACTCCACCAGACATAATTTTCTAGCTTTGGGAGACCTCCTTTAATGGTAAGATGCTGATGGGAGATCATGATTCAACTATGAGGAATACCATCTTACCCAGAGCCTACCATTATAGTTTAAGTCCAAACTTGGTACTTTTTTCTAAAACCAGTGGTTTCACCCTGTCAATTGGGAAATCATAATTTGCTTACGGACTCTCCTGGATAACTAAAAAGTAGTGCAAAATTCACTTGGAATCTCTTCTAAAGCGAATTTCTCTTCCATTCCTGCTATTCCTCGTAAGATCTGGAATCCTCTTTAAGGTTCTGAATGCCACTGATAAAGAACCTGTATTGATAGATATCAGTTATATACTTAGTTATCACTATTAGGCTCCTTTTATGGTGTAAAGAATCTAGTTGCTTTGGCCATCATGGCGATGCATTACTATGAGCAAGTCATGGCCTAGGACGCTTCTTTTAGACTTGAGCTCTGAGAAGTACAATGGGCAATACATGAACCTCATAATTCTGCAAAATTATTACACTGCAAAAGCTAATCAGAGCTTGCACAGCCATCATCTAACCAATTCTTTTGAACTCTTAATAGTAACATTCACAGGTGCTAGTACCTTTTTCTTTGCAATGTCATTAATACTCACACGTCCAACTAATTTTCTTGATCTGaattctctcttttccttcatCTTTTGTACACTAGATAGCAGGAATCAGGCGACTTACATTATGGTGTAACCTAGGGATCTCAATAGCTTTTGGATGTGGTTGGCAGGAGCTCACTATATGGTTCGCCAGTTTGCCATCAGGTTTTAATTCGGGAAGCTAAAATTTCTGTACATATTTTTTAAGTACTTTTATTTGATAAGGAAGTTGACTTTATGAATATGCAGAAGAATATGTTTGGTGAACCCTGTAAGAGCTCTACAACACTTGCGACAAACTTTATGAAGAGAAGTCATCTAAAGTCACCCTGGAGAGCAAATGGGGTTCAATTCAGAATCTAATACGAAGTTCTCAGCTATCAATCAAAAGTTACTATCATTTGATCCACAAAGAGATGAATGTATGTGCGTATACTATAATGATAAAGATCGATAGCTACTTTCTTAACCTATGCAAGCTAAATCTTACATTTGAAACAGCAAATGTAGAGAAATGAACATATTTAGTTATGCAGCTGAAGTAGTTCAGATCTCTCCTTATCTACCCTTTGGATTTATCAGCTGGGAGAACACTCCAGTAGAAGTGGTGGCATCAGATTCTTGGTTGCTGACAATGTCAATGTCATCACTGTCAACAGACTCGACACGAGGTATCCATCCTGGTACCTCTGGGATGTGGTTTGCACTATTATCATCTGGCACTGATTGAGCAGAAGCCTCTTGAAGCTGAAGAGCATACTCCAAGTTCCACAGAACATCTCCCATTGTTGGCCTTTCATTTCCATACTCAGCTAAACACTTCTCTGTTGTTTCACCAAATTTTCTAAGTGAATCTGCGCTAATAGAGCCAATGAGAAGGGGATCTATTATCTTCTGCAATTGCCCCTTCTTCTGCCAGTGCATTGCCCATTCTGCAATATTTACTTGCTCTCTGGGAAGTGCAGGATTTATAGCTGGCCGAGCACACAAAACCTCCAGGAGTACTACTCCAAAAGAATAAACATCAGACTTCTCTGTCAACTGCTGCCTTCGGTAGTACTCAGGATCAAGGTATCCAAAGCTTCCCTTCACAGCAGTACTTACATGAGTTTGATCAAGTGTAGGTCCAAGTTTTGATAAACCAAAATCTGCCACTTTTGCAGTGAAATTGTCGTCCAACAATATGTTGGTTGTTTTGACATCTCGATGGATGACAATGTCTGCTGCTCCTGTGTGAAGATAATGCAGTCCTTTTGCAGCTCCAATGCATATTTCCAGTCTTCGTTTCCATGAAAGGGGAGGAAGATCTGATCCATACAAGTGCTTCCTAAGGGGTCCTCCAGCCATGAACTCATAGACAAGGATCATTTCATTCAGTTCTTCACAGTAACCTATAAGAGATACCAGGTGTCTGTGGCGAAGTTTAGAAAGCATCTCGATTTCTGTCCTAAACTCAATTAGTCcttgttgagattttggattTCCCCTCTTGACAGCAACCACGACCCCATTGTCCAGCACTCCTTTGTAGACTTTGCCAAACCCACCCAGACCAATGACCAAGCTCTCATCAAAGTCCTTTGTAGATTCACGAATCTCAGAGAAAGCCAGAACACGCCCCAAGCCAAGTGAAGGTGTGGATGAAGCAAAACTACCTGCCGAAATTTTAGTATCTGAGTTCCCCATTTGAAAAGATAACCATGCCAGTGAATATTGCTTCGGCTTCTTTTGCCGTCGGGAACAGATAAAAGTAGCAGCTAAGATCAGCAGCAAAGCTACCAATCCTCCTACGCAAGCGAAGGCAATTAACATCACATGCCTGTTAGGCTTTGGCATCTTTGAACCAGTTGGACTCGCAGCAACATTTTCATCCAGGCTATCAGTAGGACCGCTCAATTTCATTATCTCCAAGCCATTCAGAATTGCATTGGCAGGGGAAGTCCCCTGACTTGTAGGGCCAACTTGAACAATAATTTGATTTAATCCCATAGAAACATTGAGAACAAAGTCTATGAAGTAAGCAGCTGACAATGCCATTGTCTTGCTAGAGATATCCAAGGAGTCTATGGCAGATTGATTGTTGAGATAGACATTAAAGACCAATGTATCAAGCGCAATACTTACAATATCGCAGAAATGCATCCTTATGAAATAATTGAATCCTTGTTCAACTCTAAATATCCATGTAATATTGAACTTCTGATCAATTACATTGGCATCTGCCATTTCTTGGGCCGTGGCATAAACCCAATTAGGAGCAATTTCAACCGAGGCTCCCGCAGGATACTCGATCAATCTGGGATCCTTGGAAACACTACGTGCACTAGCAGCATTCAAGAGAAATGGTATATCTGATTTCCAAGTTCTCCCCAGTGTATCATTTTTTGGTGTCAAAAGTGGACCTCCCATGTTAATCCTATGCACCGTCTCAAGAGCAACATGTGTTGGTATCACAAATTCCGATCCCTTGGGAACTGGAAGCGCACGGAAATCAAATTGGCCATCTGGCACAGAGACCACCTCTAGGCCATTAAGGAATGCAACAGAGCCACTCCAGGGAGACAATGTCAATACCAAATGTTCTGAACTTGATCCACCAATTTCAACTACATATTCTTTAACCATAGGGGAGCTACCCTCCAActttgaaaaggaaaatccaTGTAGCAATGCAATCCCATTCGCCACAACTGAGAAAACTGCAGATTTCAAGTCGTATCTATCATCTTTAACAGGAAAAAGGTGTAACCTTAGCCAGTGCCGTCCAATTTGCCTAGTCCTAATGGTATACTTCGAAGTCCTAGTGAATATTCGGGCGGAATTGTATACAGCGGGTACGTCTGAGGCAGTGTTTGAAACCACGGAGTCTGAATTAGAAGACAAACTGACAACAGAATTTCCAAAATCAGGTTCAAACAATCTGCCATCATCAAGTTGTATTTCCTTGGTTGCCCCAAAGCTGATCAAGATTCTGTCTTTAGGACTGAAAAGAGAAGCTACTGAACTAAAACTGAAAGCCCATATGAAGCAGAGGAAAAGCAGATGATTCAAATGGCTCATTTTCTTGACGCGCAGCTGAATTTGCTAATGCATGAGGCAGAATGAAGATAAAAGACAGATCAAATTGGATTACCCTCTACAGAACACTAGTACTATCACGCTACGAAATAGACAGCTTAAACTAAAAATGGGACAAAGTTTTCAAGGAAAGACACAAGCTAAATGAGATGGAGCTTACCTGGTTATCCAAAAACCTGACGAGAAATCCAAAAAAGACAGAGATAGAAGGGAGACTGAAGAAGACTAGAGAACAGTAGTATTATGGAGTTTTGGGGGAGATAGTAATGAATAATGATGATAGTGACATGCTCTTGCTACTTTTCCCAAGATGTTGGTCTCTCCTCACTTACAGCTTGAGTGAAAGCATCACTCAGGACTACTGACAGCATTAAAGTCTCCAAGAACGAGTTGGGAAACTGTGACTCTTGATTACCACTAATACTGCTGCCAAAAGAAAGCGAAAAAAGTTAAACAACAGAACTAGGAGTATAACGAACTAACTAAGCTCAGTCAGTCAAACAACTGTCCAGCTCCAATAGGTTTTTAACTGTCTTTGTCCCTTGCATCGACATCAATCGTTGACCAACTGCCTTTTTTGGTTCTTGCTTGCCTGAGCAGGAGTTTCAACTGAGAGGCGTGAACTTGAAGGTTAAAGCAGAATATGGAATCATTGAACTGGCCTTTTTGCTACGCATTTGGCTCTTTCCAATTTCCGATAGAGCCCAAAGCTCAGAAGTTGTACTCCAACCATGTGCATGTGCATTATTAATTAAACTCATCCAGCGCTTAGCCCACCCACCTGTCTTTGGTATTTTGCCAGTATTTCTTGGATTGATCCCTGTGTTAAAGAGAACACATGGGGTACTTAACAAAACTTGTAAGTACATAAAATCCATACAAATTCTTTTAACGAGCTAAAGCATTTCCCTTCAAAAAATGAAGGTCTCCATGTCATATCATAAATTGCTTCATCCTGATTAGGTTAGGAGTTCAGATTTTGATCTCCAAAAATCACACTTCTTGTTGTGCTCAAGCATATGTTGTCTTGGAAATTCAGAGCGGAACAAGTAAAGGTATTTCAGGTCTATCCAAAACGTTCTTGAATACCTGAAAGGCAAGAATACAAGGCTGTAAGCCCGCAAAATCACGTGGCTGGGACATTATTTTGGACCTCAAATTAAAGTAGTTTCTAATAAAAGAAACTTTGTATTCCAACTGATAACTCTCTTCTTGCGCTACATTCTTGCGCTACATGCtgcattgattattgaaaacGAGCACAACGCGGAGCCAACAACTACAAAAGAGAAGAATTATGACTTGTGACAGCCCCCAACCCCAAGAAAGATAATaattaaacccaaaaaaaaaaaaatcaaacgagcaaaagttttttttttttttttttttttttgcgctaTAAGTGGGGGTTCAAAACCCatttgcagaaaaaaaaaaatttaagggttATGCTAAAACACTCTCTTTGTCTAATAAAATCTGTGTACCTGCTAGCTCTTAATACAAAATCTCTTTAGCCCTTCTTTCTCCCGTAGCTTAGAATAGATAAGTTATACAATAATTTCCGAAAAGCTCAGTGATTGATCACAAGATTTAAAGACGAGTACAATTGTAGAAATCTAATCTAGTAGTACAAACTGAAGAAGCTTTTTGATGGGAGGAGCGAGCAAGCGCACGACACGCAACAGGGGTCGAGCACGTTCGCTGGGAGAGGTTAATAGCCCAATGGCATTTGGCCCCTCTGCAATCTTTCTCTTGTTCTTGCATTTGCCCCCTCCTGCACCAATGCACGTGCTACTGCTATATTCTGCTTCTGCTTCCACAGCTTCTTAGattagatctttttttttttttcaatcatcgTCCTTATTCCTGTTCTATCCTAATTTAACTACGATGAGTCTCAACTGAGCCTACAGGGGATTGATGGGGACAGAACCACTACCGGATCACctgtctgaattttttttttttttttaaaaaatcgcATAATATAACAATTTGGTAAGAGGCAAGGTTTCAATCGTCTTGTTCTTCCAGCCCCACATTAGATCCTGCCTTATTCTTCCATCTACTGATTGGAAATATGTTCTTTTGGGGCATTTTGtcttcttgttattatgatggAGTACTATGTTTCTTAAACAGGCCCAAGCCCAGAACAATTTGGGTTTCTGTCTGGCGAGTGGCTAGCCCAATTGAATTCTGAGGACGCCTAAGCACTATTTTTAAGGAGTAGTTATTTTACACCTTatccattttttccccttttaaaattttatccatttttaaaaggggaaaaaatgagaaagatacattgaaggaagaaaattagaaaagaaaaaaaaaaagggaatgaaaAGAGGTGGCACCATTCATGCAACCCTGCTCTGATTCTGAACCAGTCACAATCTGCACTATCCTCTGCATTTGTTTAAGTAAGAAGCTGAAGGCTGGACAGGGATGGCGGTTTCTTCAATGTCACTGAGCTTGGCCTCAACTACAACGACCGCCTTAACTAAAGGGGTCAGTTTTATATTATCTACTTCACAAGATTCCTCTGTTATGTACTTTTCTGAGTAAATCTCTGATGTGAAGATTTCACAGTTTCATGTACCTCCATCAAAGGGGATCATCAGTCCAAGGCCAACTCCGTTTTGTACGCTAAGCTTCATCACCTGCTCAAGGGACACcattcctgaagaagaaagtgAAACATTTTCTTGAATTCCAAATCTTCTGACTTCTCTTGTGCATAAATGTACCTTCAACCTTAGTTGACTGAACAAAGGATGTTTACTAATACTCAAAACCTCGTCAAATAACAAAACTACGTGCAAGAAACCTCGTCTGGGTTCAAAAGCAATTAATGTTAACCACCTAGAGAGAAGAATCAGACTGTCATTTGACTTGTTTATGCTTTTATGTGCTGATTGATTACGCCCTTCTTCCCTTCCCTCCTTCCCCCTCTCTGAAAGTTGTAGTTCTtggatgtgattttttttttcttatggtTAGCAATTGGTTAAAAAAATTGCTTGATTACTaggattttatgttatttttccagGGAATTGTTTGAGAAGGTCACTTCTATTAGGGGTAGGAGTGCTATCTCTAAATTTATCCTCTGCTGCTGCCCTTCTGGCTCAAGGTTCCGTGGTTTATAtcttata
This portion of the Coffea arabica cultivar ET-39 chromosome 2e, Coffea Arabica ET-39 HiFi, whole genome shotgun sequence genome encodes:
- the LOC113729427 gene encoding aquaporin TIP1-2-like codes for the protein MPIYRIAIGTPGEASHPDALKAAAAEFFSTLIFVFAGEGSGMALNKLTNNGPQTASGLIAAAISHAYALFVAVSIGANISGGHVNPAVTFGALIGGNITLLRSISYWIAQLLGSTVACLLLKLATGGLETSAFTLSSGVSVGNALVLEAVMTFGLVYTVYATAVDPKKGNIGVVAPLAIGFIVGANILVGGAFDGASMNPAVSFGPAVVSGVWTHQWVYWAGPMLGAAIAALVYDNIFMGDSTHERLPVTDH
- the LOC113730539 gene encoding receptor-like protein kinase THESEUS 1, coding for MSHLNHLLFLCFIWAFSFSSVASLFSPKDRILISFGATKEIQLDDGRLFEPDFGNSVVSLSSNSDSVVSNTASDVPAVYNSARIFTRTSKYTIRTRQIGRHWLRLHLFPVKDDRYDLKSAVFSVVANGIALLHGFSFSKLEGSSPMVKEYVVEIGGSSSEHLVLTLSPWSGSVAFLNGLEVVSVPDGQFDFRALPVPKGSEFVIPTHVALETVHRINMGGPLLTPKNDTLGRTWKSDIPFLLNAASARSVSKDPRLIEYPAGASVEIAPNWVYATAQEMADANVIDQKFNITWIFRVEQGFNYFIRMHFCDIVSIALDTLVFNVYLNNQSAIDSLDISSKTMALSAAYFIDFVLNVSMGLNQIIVQVGPTSQGTSPANAILNGLEIMKLSGPTDSLDENVAASPTGSKMPKPNRHVMLIAFACVGGLVALLLILAATFICSRRQKKPKQYSLAWLSFQMGNSDTKISAGSFASSTPSLGLGRVLAFSEIRESTKDFDESLVIGLGGFGKVYKGVLDNGVVVAVKRGNPKSQQGLIEFRTEIEMLSKLRHRHLVSLIGYCEELNEMILVYEFMAGGPLRKHLYGSDLPPLSWKRRLEICIGAAKGLHYLHTGAADIVIHRDVKTTNILLDDNFTAKVADFGLSKLGPTLDQTHVSTAVKGSFGYLDPEYYRRQQLTEKSDVYSFGVVLLEVLCARPAINPALPREQVNIAEWAMHWQKKGQLQKIIDPLLIGSISADSLRKFGETTEKCLAEYGNERPTMGDVLWNLEYALQLQEASAQSVPDDNSANHIPEVPGWIPRVESVDSDDIDIVSNQESDATTSTGVFSQLINPKGR